A single region of the Vicia villosa cultivar HV-30 ecotype Madison, WI linkage group LG4, Vvil1.0, whole genome shotgun sequence genome encodes:
- the LOC131596845 gene encoding scopoletin 8-hydroxylase-like produces MSKIYIQPINNRINKLNSKPCEIQPIDLSKLNGPEHEKVVDEIVRAAETLGFFQVVNHCVPPELLESLKDSTHSFFNLPPEEKVIYRNSASNTRYKTSFVPELEKVLEWKDYINMVYSCDEDALQHWPNICKEFALEYLKLSSKIARDLLKILIDKLGVKLDESKMESLIGTKMVNMNYYPACPNPELTAGTVRHSDSGTITILLQDGIGGLHVKSEDESNDEKEVWLEIPPIQEALVINVGDALEVLSNGKYKSAEHRVLTTSTQSRVSVPMFSLPMFTERIGPFPELVKKDGFAGYRDVLWQDYMDNYFRSSHDGKKTLDFAKINST; encoded by the exons ATGtcaaaaatatacatacaacccATAAACAACAGAATCAACAAACTAAACTCAAAACCATGTGAAATTCAACCTATTGATTTATCAAAACTCAATGGGCCAGAACATGAAAAAGTGGTGGATGAAATTGTTAGAGCTGCTGAGACACTTGGATTCTTTCAAGTAGTGAATCATTGTGTTCCTCCCGAGTTGTTGGAATCACTTAAAGATTCAACACACTCTTTCTTCAACTTGCCACCAGAGGAGAAAGTTATTTACCGCAATAGTGCGAGTAATACGAGATATAAAACTAGCTTTGTACCTGAGTTAGAAAAAGTGTTGGAATGGAAAGATTATATCAATATGGTTTATAGTTGTGATGAAGATGCTCTTCAACATTGGCCTAATATATGCAA GGAATTTGCACTTGAATATTTGAAGTTATCATCCAAGATAGCGAGAgacttattaaaaatattaattgataAACTTGGAGTGAAACTAGATGAGTCAAAAATGGAGAGTCTTATTGGTACGAAGATGGTTAACATGAACTACTATCCAGCATGTCCAAATCCAGAACTCACCGCCGGTACAGTGCGTCACTCAGACTCAGGAACTATCACAATTCTTCTTCAAGATGGAATTGGTGGATTGCATGTTAAATCGGAAGATGAGAGTAATGATGAAAAAGAAGTGTGGCTTGAAATTCCTCCAATCCAGGAAGCTTTAGTCATCAATGTTGGTGATGCTTTAGAG GTACTTAGCAATGGAAAATATAAAAGTGCTGAACATAGAGTACTGACAACTTCCACACAATCAAGAGTATCAGTTCCAATGTTCAGTCTTCCTATGTTTACTGAGAGGATTGGCCCATTTCCAGAATTGGTGAAGAAAGATGGATTTGCTGGTTATAGAGATGTCTTGTGGCAGGATTATATGGACAACTACTTTAGGAGTTCTCATGATGGAAAAAAGACTCTTGATTTTGCAAAAATCAACTCTACTTAA